From Vogesella sp. XCS3, the proteins below share one genomic window:
- a CDS encoding response regulator transcription factor: MTPLLRILLVDDHTLFRSGLKALLQRQADLEVIGEAADGLEGVKKAEQLKPDIVLLDLDMPVMNGRDALAQMLVSQPELAVLMLTVSEDGEDLAECMKTGARGYLLKNINADFLLDSIRRAVDGDSVLSPEMTAKLVARLRTPIPVAPQSELDSLTPRERETLSHLARGGSNKEIARALDLAESTVKVHVQNILRKLGISSRVQAAVYAVEHGLEKL, from the coding sequence ATGACCCCCCTCCTTCGTATACTGCTAGTCGATGATCACACCCTTTTCCGTAGCGGCCTCAAAGCCTTGCTTCAACGCCAAGCTGACTTGGAAGTAATCGGCGAAGCCGCAGATGGCCTGGAAGGTGTCAAAAAAGCAGAGCAACTCAAACCTGACATCGTTCTACTGGATTTGGACATGCCGGTCATGAACGGCCGCGATGCACTGGCACAGATGCTCGTTAGCCAACCCGAGTTAGCTGTGCTGATGCTGACCGTATCCGAAGACGGAGAAGACCTAGCCGAGTGTATGAAGACTGGCGCTCGGGGCTACCTGCTGAAGAATATTAATGCTGACTTCCTTCTGGACAGCATCCGTCGTGCAGTGGATGGCGATAGTGTGTTATCACCGGAAATGACAGCCAAGCTAGTAGCTCGACTACGTACACCAATACCTGTCGCACCACAAAGTGAGCTGGACAGCCTAACACCGCGTGAGCGCGAAACACTTAGCCACCTTGCTCGCGGTGGAAGCAACAAAGAAATTGCTCGCGCTCTAGACCTAGCCGAGAGCACAGTGAAAGTGCACGTGCAGAACATTCTGCGCAAGCTGGGCATCAGCAGCAGGGTACAAGCTGCTGTGTACGCAGTAGAGCACGGCCTGGAGAAGCTCTAG
- a CDS encoding type IV pili methyl-accepting chemotaxis transducer N-terminal domain-containing protein, which produces MHFSAPEAMRSLSGKLLGLTIVWLLLAMTSIGYTLILSWKLEGGAAAINDAGSLRMRSYRVALMVSEGASSASITHEEKQFADTMTRLQRGDPARPLFLPDNAAVRQQAVLILKQWQYQILPMLEQARRGQVTGPTMPILDISGFVEQIDRLVRLVEEDNAKNTTLLRLFQMALMAMAIIGAITMMYLLFLLIIRPLNTLGEGIVQLRDGQLATRVPVVGNDELADISHGFNQMASRLQELYTTLEDKVRDKTRSLDEKNRQLTALYGITAYLHEAHELADMGRGFIEQLMKLTGADAGSIRLVDSKRGRLEPLAQLGLPVPLQQENDCQQINGCYCGDAVAQPQAIVRLFRKLPGDEEKHCQQAGFSSVAIFHIRAKQQNVGIFTLYFRHATQLPQHEQFLIETLGNHLGVAIENQRLAARDRQFAVSEERNLMAQGLHDSIAQSLSFLNLQVQMLESALPAYLSPEARENLAFIQAGVQECYEDVRELLLNFRTRISKQDFLAAVDSLLQRFETQARVLTQFNISGNGLPLTPDQQLQMIFILQEALSNVRKHAQAQRVDIRISNEDDFVMEIADDGCGFDDKLMEARKDRHVGLSIMQERAARIHASIQFTPRAGNGTMVTITLPRTERQAA; this is translated from the coding sequence ATGCACTTTTCCGCCCCCGAAGCCATGCGCAGTCTATCCGGCAAGCTGCTGGGACTCACCATTGTCTGGCTACTACTGGCCATGACATCTATTGGCTATACCCTTATTCTGTCCTGGAAACTTGAAGGAGGTGCTGCTGCCATTAATGATGCGGGCAGCCTGCGCATGCGTAGTTATCGTGTAGCGCTGATGGTCAGCGAAGGTGCCAGCTCAGCCAGCATCACCCATGAGGAAAAGCAGTTTGCAGACACCATGACACGGCTACAGCGCGGAGATCCTGCTCGACCATTATTCCTACCGGACAATGCTGCAGTGCGCCAGCAAGCCGTATTGATCTTGAAACAATGGCAATACCAGATTCTCCCCATGCTGGAGCAAGCAAGGCGCGGCCAGGTCACAGGCCCCACCATGCCGATACTAGATATCAGCGGATTTGTAGAACAAATAGACCGCCTAGTACGCCTAGTGGAAGAAGATAACGCCAAAAACACTACATTACTTCGGTTGTTTCAAATGGCCCTCATGGCGATGGCCATCATCGGCGCCATCACGATGATGTACCTTCTATTTCTGCTTATCATCCGTCCGTTAAATACCTTGGGCGAAGGGATAGTACAGCTACGTGACGGACAGCTGGCTACACGTGTGCCCGTAGTAGGGAACGATGAGCTGGCTGATATTTCACACGGATTCAACCAGATGGCCAGCCGCTTGCAAGAGCTATACACCACACTGGAAGATAAAGTACGCGACAAAACCCGCTCCCTAGACGAAAAGAACCGTCAACTAACTGCACTTTACGGTATTACCGCTTACTTGCATGAAGCTCACGAATTGGCAGATATGGGCCGTGGTTTTATCGAGCAACTCATGAAACTCACCGGGGCTGATGCAGGCAGCATCCGACTCGTAGACAGTAAGCGAGGCCGATTGGAACCCTTAGCACAGTTGGGTTTACCTGTACCTTTGCAGCAAGAGAATGACTGCCAGCAAATTAACGGCTGCTACTGCGGCGATGCCGTAGCTCAGCCACAAGCCATCGTACGGCTCTTTCGCAAGCTACCTGGCGATGAAGAGAAGCATTGCCAACAAGCTGGTTTCTCAAGCGTAGCTATTTTCCACATTCGTGCCAAGCAGCAGAACGTTGGTATCTTTACCCTCTATTTCCGCCACGCCACACAGCTACCGCAGCATGAACAGTTTCTCATAGAGACCCTAGGAAATCACTTAGGTGTAGCCATAGAAAACCAACGTCTGGCCGCACGCGACCGCCAGTTTGCCGTATCAGAAGAGCGCAATCTAATGGCGCAAGGCTTGCATGACAGCATCGCGCAGTCACTATCATTTCTGAACTTGCAGGTACAAATGCTGGAAAGTGCCTTGCCTGCCTATCTCAGCCCTGAAGCACGTGAAAATCTAGCATTCATCCAGGCAGGTGTTCAAGAGTGTTACGAAGACGTGCGCGAGCTACTACTGAATTTCCGTACTCGCATTAGCAAGCAAGACTTTCTAGCTGCTGTAGACAGCCTGTTGCAGCGCTTTGAAACTCAGGCTCGCGTGCTGACACAATTCAACATCAGTGGTAACGGTCTCCCACTCACGCCAGATCAGCAACTACAGATGATCTTCATTCTGCAAGAAGCACTATCGAACGTACGCAAGCACGCACAAGCGCAGCGCGTAGATATACGTATAAGCAACGAAGACGACTTCGTCATGGAAATTGCTGATGATGGCTGTGGCTTCGATGACAAATTGATGGAAGCCCGTAAAGACCGTCATGTCGGACTCTCCATCATGCAGGAACGCGCGGCTCGCATCCATGCCAGCATTCAGTTCACCCCCCGGGCAGGCAACGGCACCATGGTGACAATTACCCTGCCCCGCACAGAAAGACAAGCCGCATGA
- a CDS encoding carbonic anhydrase, whose amino-acid sequence MALDDPLLQGFRRFQQEYFSPDNPVYAGLCQGQHPATLVIACCDSRVHPPALMGSQPGEMFVIRNVANLVPPYSPHNEHASVAAALEFAVLSLKVGRIIVMGHSGCGGIQALLQRSTPRDSALTRWLAIAEPARELTYRHHAGDNATVQTRQCEQAAILVSLNNLLGYPWLADRVKTGQLMLDGWYFDMHEGALWGLDAESHRFVPLVCPLERADC is encoded by the coding sequence ATGGCACTCGATGATCCGCTGCTGCAGGGCTTTCGCCGCTTTCAGCAAGAGTACTTCTCTCCAGACAACCCCGTCTACGCCGGCCTATGCCAGGGCCAGCACCCTGCAACGCTAGTGATTGCTTGCTGTGACTCACGAGTTCACCCTCCTGCACTCATGGGCAGCCAACCCGGTGAAATGTTCGTCATACGCAATGTCGCTAACTTGGTACCGCCATACAGCCCGCACAATGAACACGCCAGCGTGGCGGCTGCGTTGGAATTCGCAGTACTTAGCCTGAAGGTTGGCCGCATCATTGTCATGGGACACTCAGGTTGTGGTGGGATCCAGGCCTTGCTCCAACGCAGTACACCACGCGATAGCGCCCTCACACGCTGGCTGGCTATAGCGGAACCAGCACGAGAACTAACTTACCGCCACCATGCAGGGGATAATGCCACCGTGCAAACTCGTCAATGCGAGCAGGCAGCCATCCTGGTATCACTGAACAACTTGCTGGGCTACCCGTGGTTGGCTGACCGCGTCAAGACGGGACAACTTATGCTGGATGGTTGGTACTTCGATATGCATGAAGGTGCACTTTGGGGTCTGGACGCTGAAAGCCACCGTTTCGTTCCACTAGTTTGCCCGCTTGAACGGGCAGACTGCTAA
- the moaA gene encoding GTP 3',8-cyclase MoaA, with protein sequence MLTDRFGRSVDYLRISVTDRCDLRCTYCIPKGFKGFEEPANWLSFDEISRVVAAFTRLGTRRYRLTGGEPLLRRNLPNLAAQLASLPGVDDLSLTTNGTQLVQQAEALHAAGVQRLNVSLDSLREDCVHGITGSHCLQQVLDGLQAAREVGFTSIKINMVPLAGINEDDIEPMVAYCMAHGLILRLIEAMPMGHTGQQTRGVVLQPILDRLQQRFGLRPSCKTLGGGPARYWESADGGFTLGLITPMSQHFCASCNRVRLSVDGTLYMCLGQEERFELRPLLREGCSDSELDNAIRTAIELKPQQHTFNEAPTRIVRFMSMTGG encoded by the coding sequence ATGCTGACCGACCGTTTTGGCCGCAGCGTGGACTACCTGCGCATTTCAGTAACCGATCGCTGTGATCTGCGCTGTACCTATTGCATACCTAAAGGCTTCAAAGGTTTCGAAGAGCCAGCTAACTGGCTAAGTTTTGATGAAATCAGCCGGGTAGTCGCTGCCTTTACACGCCTGGGCACACGCCGCTACCGCCTCACCGGCGGCGAACCCCTATTACGCCGCAACCTGCCGAATCTTGCTGCACAGCTAGCCTCGCTACCAGGTGTGGATGACTTGTCTCTCACCACTAATGGCACCCAACTGGTACAGCAAGCAGAAGCATTGCACGCTGCTGGCGTACAACGGCTGAATGTCAGTCTTGATTCTCTGCGCGAAGATTGTGTCCATGGCATTACCGGCAGTCACTGCTTGCAACAAGTACTTGATGGCCTACAAGCGGCACGCGAAGTAGGCTTTACCAGCATCAAGATCAATATGGTGCCGCTGGCCGGTATCAATGAAGATGATATCGAACCGATGGTGGCTTACTGCATGGCCCATGGTTTAATCCTGCGCTTGATTGAGGCCATGCCAATGGGGCACACCGGCCAGCAAACTCGCGGAGTGGTTCTGCAGCCGATACTGGATCGCCTACAACAACGCTTTGGCCTACGGCCCAGCTGCAAAACGCTAGGAGGGGGGCCCGCTCGCTACTGGGAAAGCGCAGATGGTGGCTTTACCTTGGGCTTGATTACCCCAATGTCACAGCACTTCTGTGCTAGCTGCAACCGTGTTCGGCTATCGGTAGACGGCACCTTGTACATGTGCCTGGGACAAGAGGAACGTTTTGAACTACGTCCATTGCTAAGAGAGGGCTGCAGTGATAGTGAACTTGACAATGCCATCCGCACTGCGATCGAGCTCAAACCACAACAACACACTTTCAACGAAGCACCTACCCGCATAGTACGCTTCATGTCGATGACCGGAGGCTAA
- a CDS encoding DUF2249 domain-containing protein, translated as MMPRDLRGLAPPGPLEIILAEVDEAKPGKQLAYVLPHFPGPLASLLAEQGVRLQSQMLPDFSGVVLTLQLPG; from the coding sequence ATGATGCCACGTGACTTGCGCGGTTTAGCACCACCTGGGCCACTGGAGATTATTTTAGCAGAGGTCGATGAGGCGAAGCCTGGAAAGCAATTGGCTTATGTGCTTCCTCATTTTCCAGGGCCACTGGCATCTCTGCTGGCGGAGCAGGGGGTACGGCTGCAGAGTCAAATGCTGCCTGACTTTAGTGGTGTCGTATTGACCCTGCAATTGCCCGGATGA
- the cobA gene encoding uroporphyrinogen-III C-methyltransferase, whose translation MNTAQPFSHATPLQAGEVSLVGAGPGDPDLLTLKALRRLAEADVVLYDLLVSPDILALANRQAELVCVGKRANRHTLPQAAIHQLMVDYARQGRRVVRLKGGDPLLFGRGGEELTALAAEGIRCEVVPGISAALGAAASCGIPLTHRDCAQGVILVTGHRREGELALNWTQRTDCRETIVVYMGLGEAAAIAGNLMEHGRLPGTPVAVIENATTPQQRVCCTTLAGLADTVQRQLIIPPALLLIGEVVRLYPLLSPSLPGVSTSQSS comes from the coding sequence ATGAACACCGCGCAACCGTTTTCCCACGCTACCCCGCTACAGGCCGGCGAAGTCAGCCTGGTGGGCGCAGGCCCCGGCGACCCGGACCTGCTGACCCTCAAAGCACTGCGCCGCCTGGCCGAGGCCGACGTGGTGCTGTACGACTTGCTGGTCAGCCCCGACATCCTGGCGCTGGCCAACCGCCAGGCCGAGCTGGTTTGCGTTGGCAAGCGTGCCAACCGACACACACTGCCACAGGCTGCCATACACCAGCTAATGGTGGATTACGCGCGCCAAGGCCGGCGAGTGGTCAGACTGAAGGGGGGAGATCCACTGCTCTTCGGCAGGGGCGGTGAAGAGCTGACCGCACTAGCAGCAGAAGGCATACGCTGTGAAGTCGTGCCAGGTATCAGTGCAGCGCTGGGTGCAGCTGCAAGCTGCGGCATTCCACTTACCCATCGCGACTGCGCGCAAGGAGTAATATTGGTCACAGGCCACCGCCGTGAAGGTGAATTAGCACTGAACTGGACACAAAGAACCGACTGCAGAGAGACCATCGTGGTGTACATGGGGCTAGGTGAGGCGGCTGCTATCGCTGGCAACCTGATGGAGCATGGTCGGCTGCCTGGCACGCCTGTAGCAGTGATAGAAAACGCCACGACGCCGCAACAGCGGGTGTGCTGTACAACGCTTGCCGGCCTTGCCGATACCGTGCAACGCCAGCTAATTATACCTCCGGCGCTATTACTCATTGGAGAAGTGGTAAGACTCTACCCCTTGCTATCACCCTCTTTACCAGGAGTTAGCACTAGTCAGTCCAGCTAA
- a CDS encoding cytochrome c, giving the protein MSTSFTKSTARNIFYGGAVFFFLLFVALTFDTVQALPKRDNRANLTEQVARGKNLWEVNNCIGCHTLLGEGAYFAPELGNVYQRRGPEFIKAWIKAQPTGAPGRRQMPNFHLTDAQIDDLVAFLKYSSQINTNNWPPNIEG; this is encoded by the coding sequence ATGAGCACCAGTTTTACCAAGTCAACCGCACGAAACATTTTCTACGGAGGGGCGGTGTTTTTCTTCCTGCTGTTTGTCGCACTGACGTTCGACACCGTGCAGGCCCTGCCCAAGCGCGATAACCGCGCCAACCTCACCGAACAGGTGGCGCGCGGCAAGAACCTGTGGGAGGTGAACAACTGTATCGGCTGCCACACCTTGCTGGGCGAGGGCGCCTACTTTGCGCCGGAGCTGGGCAACGTCTACCAGCGTCGCGGGCCGGAGTTCATCAAGGCCTGGATCAAGGCGCAGCCCACCGGGGCACCGGGCCGTCGCCAGATGCCCAATTTCCACCTGACCGATGCCCAGATCGACGACCTGGTGGCATTCCTGAAGTACAGCAGCCAGATCAACACCAATAACTGGCCGCCGAACATCGAAGGCTAG
- a CDS encoding cbb3-type cytochrome c oxidase subunit I, translated as MTSLASAAGRQTTPSAANVQLKYRSQVVAKPYFTAAIGLFVGQIIFGLVMGLQYVIGDFLFPAIPFNVARMVHTNLLIVWLLFGFMGAGYYLIPEESERELHSPKLAIATFWVFLVAGALTIVGYLAVPYATLAQMTGNDLLPTMGREFLEQPTITKIGIVLVALSFLFNLSMTVLKGRKTSISMVMMLGLWGLAIFFLFSFYNPHNLVLDKYFWWWVVHLWVEGVWELIMGAMLAFVLVKVTGVDREVIEKWLYVIIAMTLITGIIGTGHHYFWIGTPAYWQVWGSAFSALEPIPFFMMTLFAFNMVNKRRREHPNKAAVLWALGTGVMSFLGAGVWGFLHTLAPVNYLTHGTQITASHGHMAFYGAYAMVVMTMISYAMPLMRGREANSNRAQVVEMWSFWLMTIAMVFITLFLTAAGILQVWMQRMGDTPLSFMATQDKLAFFYWLREGAGVVFFIGLLLYIISFFVGKDEAR; from the coding sequence ATGACATCCCTTGCTTCGGCAGCAGGTCGGCAAACCACGCCGTCTGCGGCCAACGTCCAGCTCAAGTACCGCTCGCAGGTGGTGGCCAAGCCATATTTCACGGCCGCCATCGGCCTGTTTGTCGGCCAGATCATTTTTGGCCTGGTGATGGGCCTGCAGTACGTGATCGGCGACTTTCTGTTTCCGGCCATTCCGTTCAACGTGGCGCGCATGGTGCACACCAACCTGCTGATCGTGTGGCTGCTGTTCGGCTTCATGGGCGCCGGTTATTACCTGATTCCAGAAGAGTCGGAACGCGAGCTGCACAGCCCCAAACTGGCCATCGCCACGTTCTGGGTATTCCTGGTAGCGGGGGCGCTGACCATCGTCGGCTACCTGGCGGTGCCCTATGCCACGCTGGCGCAGATGACGGGCAACGATCTGCTGCCCACCATGGGGCGGGAATTCCTGGAGCAGCCCACCATTACCAAGATCGGCATCGTGCTGGTGGCGCTGTCCTTCCTGTTCAACCTCAGCATGACGGTACTGAAAGGCCGCAAGACCAGTATCAGCATGGTGATGATGCTGGGGCTGTGGGGGCTGGCGATTTTCTTCCTGTTCTCGTTCTACAACCCGCATAACCTGGTGCTGGACAAGTACTTCTGGTGGTGGGTGGTGCACTTGTGGGTGGAAGGCGTGTGGGAACTGATCATGGGTGCCATGCTGGCCTTCGTACTGGTGAAAGTGACTGGCGTGGACCGTGAAGTGATCGAAAAATGGCTGTACGTGATCATTGCCATGACGCTGATTACCGGCATCATCGGTACCGGCCACCACTATTTCTGGATCGGTACGCCGGCTTACTGGCAGGTGTGGGGGTCGGCCTTCTCGGCACTGGAGCCGATTCCGTTCTTCATGATGACCCTGTTCGCCTTCAATATGGTGAACAAGCGTCGCCGCGAGCACCCCAACAAGGCCGCCGTGCTGTGGGCGCTGGGTACCGGCGTGATGTCCTTCCTGGGGGCGGGCGTGTGGGGCTTCTTGCACACGCTGGCGCCGGTGAACTACCTGACCCACGGCACGCAGATTACGGCCAGTCACGGTCACATGGCTTTCTACGGTGCCTACGCCATGGTGGTAATGACCATGATCTCCTACGCCATGCCGCTGATGCGCGGCCGCGAAGCCAACAGCAATCGCGCCCAGGTGGTGGAAATGTGGTCGTTCTGGCTGATGACCATCGCCATGGTATTCATCACGCTGTTCCTCACCGCCGCCGGCATCCTGCAAGTGTGGATGCAGCGCATGGGCGATACCCCGCTGTCGTTCATGGCCACCCAGGACAAACTGGCGTTCTTCTACTGGCTGCGTGAAGGGGCCGGCGTCGTGTTCTTCATCGGCCTGCTGCTGTACATCATCAGTTTCTTCGTCGGCAAGGACGAAGCCCGCTAA
- a CDS encoding cytochrome c oxidase subunit 3, translated as MSHPMPTTPRRVPGDLAMWFFILAELAVFSLLFAACAYARLQQPQLFARQQAGLPLWPALANTVLLLSGSAAVFNACCAYAAGRGQAGRRWLLACLLCGSGFMLLKGHELGALFAAGINLSSNSFWMFYLSLAGFHYLHVLLGMVIVAAVWWRAGQGAYAANHDGVETVAAYWHMVDLVWLVLFALLYTAR; from the coding sequence ATGTCCCACCCCATGCCGACCACGCCACGCCGGGTACCCGGCGACCTGGCCATGTGGTTTTTCATCCTGGCGGAGCTGGCCGTGTTTAGTCTGCTGTTTGCCGCCTGCGCTTACGCCCGGCTGCAGCAGCCGCAGCTGTTTGCCCGTCAGCAGGCCGGCCTGCCATTGTGGCCGGCACTGGCCAATACTGTGCTGCTGCTTAGTGGCAGCGCAGCCGTATTCAATGCCTGCTGCGCTTATGCGGCCGGGAGGGGGCAGGCAGGGCGGCGCTGGTTGCTGGCCTGCCTGCTGTGCGGCAGCGGCTTCATGCTGCTGAAAGGCCACGAGCTGGGGGCGCTGTTTGCCGCCGGCATTAATCTGTCCAGCAACAGTTTCTGGATGTTCTACCTGTCGCTGGCCGGCTTTCATTACCTGCACGTGCTGCTGGGCATGGTCATTGTGGCTGCGGTGTGGTGGCGGGCCGGCCAGGGCGCCTACGCGGCCAACCATGACGGTGTGGAAACCGTTGCCGCCTACTGGCACATGGTGGACCTGGTGTGGCTGGTGCTGTTCGCCCTGCTGTACACCGCCCGCTAG
- a CDS encoding cytochrome C oxidase subunit IV family protein → MTSPHVHRIYWRLWLALLLLTAALARLADTLAPGPLLLTLALGGAWLKGTLVAEHYMGLRRAPLWLRAAVHGWLLLVCGGILLTFLPELL, encoded by the coding sequence ATGACATCCCCCCACGTTCACCGCATTTACTGGCGCCTTTGGCTGGCCTTGCTGTTGCTCACCGCTGCGCTGGCACGGCTGGCCGACACGCTGGCCCCCGGCCCGCTGTTGCTGACACTGGCACTGGGCGGCGCTTGGCTGAAGGGCACGCTGGTGGCCGAGCACTACATGGGCTTGCGCCGCGCGCCGCTCTGGCTGCGTGCAGCCGTGCACGGCTGGCTGCTGCTGGTGTGTGGCGGGATCTTGCTGACTTTCCTGCCGGAGTTGCTATGA
- a CDS encoding CbbQ/NirQ/NorQ/GpvN family protein: MNAPHRAAAAAPLPFYQPLADECEVFEAAWHQQLPLLIKGPTGCGKTRFVAHMAARLGLPLFTVSCHDDLSAADLVGRHLIAAGNTQWCDGPLTRAVRAGGICYLDEVVEARKDTTVVLHPLTDDRRILPIERTGEQLAAPASFMLVVSYNPGYQHVLKTLKPSTRQRFVALAFDFPPPAVELTVLREEGGADEALARRLVALAAQLRRLGGYHLDEAVSTRLLVYAAKLIASGMAARTACRVALVEPLSDEPDTLAALMAVVDTQFGA; the protein is encoded by the coding sequence ATGAACGCGCCCCACCGAGCCGCCGCTGCGGCACCGCTGCCTTTCTACCAACCGCTGGCCGACGAATGCGAGGTGTTCGAGGCGGCCTGGCACCAGCAACTGCCCCTGCTGATCAAGGGCCCCACCGGCTGCGGCAAAACCCGCTTCGTGGCACACATGGCCGCCCGGCTGGGCCTGCCGCTGTTTACCGTGTCCTGCCACGATGACCTGTCGGCTGCCGATCTGGTAGGCCGCCACCTGATTGCCGCCGGCAATACCCAGTGGTGCGACGGCCCGCTCACCCGTGCCGTGCGCGCTGGCGGCATCTGCTATCTGGACGAAGTGGTAGAAGCGCGCAAGGACACCACTGTGGTGCTGCACCCGCTCACCGACGATCGTCGCATCCTGCCCATCGAGCGCACCGGCGAACAGTTGGCCGCACCCGCCAGTTTCATGCTGGTGGTATCGTACAACCCCGGTTACCAGCACGTGCTGAAAACGCTGAAGCCCTCCACCCGGCAGCGCTTCGTGGCGCTGGCGTTCGACTTTCCGCCGCCGGCGGTAGAGCTGACCGTACTGCGCGAAGAGGGCGGCGCCGACGAGGCGCTGGCGCGCCGGCTGGTGGCGCTGGCCGCCCAGTTGCGCCGCTTGGGCGGCTATCACCTGGACGAAGCGGTCAGTACCCGCCTGCTGGTGTACGCCGCCAAGCTGATCGCTAGCGGCATGGCCGCCCGTACTGCCTGCCGGGTAGCGCTGGTGGAACCGTTATCGGACGAGCCGGATACGTTGGCCGCGCTGATGGCGGTAGTGGATACACAGTTCGGAGCCTGA